One Cololabis saira isolate AMF1-May2022 chromosome 12, fColSai1.1, whole genome shotgun sequence DNA window includes the following coding sequences:
- the zhx3b gene encoding zinc fingers and homeoboxes protein 3 codes for MASKRKSTTPCMIPSKVIRHVEEAERDSPVFLHHSRVSGGDTHRILDPGESSKLEAGDADMDGAGTYTCKPCNFETHDLNLFLDHVYTGHPEFRADPSFVCMNCGVSALKFEGLALHNARVHPSTLNTTLQLRKRDRRVVVEQSLLNVAEMGKESEISITKTPIMRMLKGKSEPKRIVVSHLVSDDLTSDPHPIPASREAERKETAAVTVTHVPTIVHNGTTKVTLPSAIQIVNGSAALPMLKTPITQVVSVAQNRSIPHSAPLNTSSNVSSASPLSSSKNLPKVMIPLSSIPTYSASMDDSSFLKTSFSKFPYPTKAELCYLTVVTKFPEEQIKIWFTAQRLKQGISWSPEEIEEARRKMFNTIIQTAPATSQHQTHSHHGHAQHTITVLPASLGAAGIPQFLQGSLVSQGGVIVTQPVVANGIQVSSAPVALAVTPKPQAAARPMMQARPAAALVADKGISMVVGTVGSSSAGSNIIVSSKSGGGGTSSSNSSNAGVINLSLGNGNHSNAKVSNVNGKHSAANADSSGKSSAAGPVSAKNTDVSAANNTSSTRLESKAVDSNSISDNNERQSKDSYSSSSRNNNASTDDDEPSASDSPLIKMEDASSPASKSPSPSPIAAPGSTLGSRTPVNAFLDPSFYKAKKSQEQLGALKDSFQTNQFPDQEEVERLVSLTSLTVREVRKWFSDRRYHFRNLKGGRSATGGQSKSSTASGAGSGSSTPGSTASADISTLGDLSESSSNSGSKTPQHSSPTAPLNPAGTQTPTSPTTPSRRHPRAPSPDFTAIRYKERDANQVKALETSFTQNDDPSGEEVDRLRSETKMTRREIHGWFAERRKRVAAEKKREEAERALKDDEDEMEVDGEERQRDDGSGELKVNPIKINLKMLKVTEASGKSESEGSDSPTVPPHSSSTPVLSTGSTSCTVSKPSPSSTPTQKTPHSLKPTTVRGKKTVEQLHLLKQVYARTQWPSATQYDELLTGTGLPRSEVVRWFGDCRYVQKNGQLKWLEEYQNLGLEEDLQREKEKILQAHLDTHGRLEESQLQELAEGSGLTADLVRHWFSSKVKATAAHTISADPVVSGVAAEPPSTGSCPPELLPAGGVERKTVELDCSVAAQAKETTTDKMLNTVKETD; via the exons CACCACTCCAGGGTTTCTGGGGGTGACACACATAGGATTTTAGACCCTGGTGAATCTTCCAAACTAGAAGCTGGGGATGCTGATATGGACGGTGCAGGCACTTACACCTGTAAGCCTTGTAATTTTGAAACCCACGACCTTAATTTGTTCTTGGACCACGTCTACACCGGGCATCCAGAGTTCCGTGCAGATCCGAGCTTTGTGTGCATGAACTGTGGTGTTTCGGCACTTAAGTTTGAAGGGCTGGCCCTGCACAATGCCCGAGTTCATCCCAGCACTTTGAACACCACTCTTCAGTTGAGGAAAAGGGACAGGAGGGTGGTGGTGGAGCAGAGTCTCCTGAATGTGGCAGAGATGGGGAAAGAGAGTGAGATTTCCATCACCAAAACCCCGATCATGAGGATGCTGAAGGGCAAATCGGAGCCTAAACGGATTGTGGTGTCTCACCTGGTCTCGGATGATCTGACCTCAGATCCTCATCCTATCCCTGCTTCAAGAGAAGCTGAAAGAAAAGAGACGGCGGCCGTGACGGTCACCCATGTTCCTACAATTGTCCACAACGGGACAACTAAAGTCACACTGCCCTCAGCGATCCAGATAGTCAACGGTTCAGCAGCATTACCAATGCTCAAGACTCCCATCACACAG GTGGTTTCTGTAGCTCAAAACAGAAGCATTCCCCACTCTGCGCCACTAAACACCTCCTCAAATGTTTCTTCAGCTTCCCCACTTTCATCCTCAAAAAATCTCCCCAAG GTAATGATTCCTTTGAGCAGCATCCCCACCTACAGTGCCTCCATGGACGACTCCTCCTTCCTGAAGACCTCCTTCAGTAAGTTCCCATACCCCACAAAAGCCGAGCTCTGCTACCTGACCGTGGTCACCAAGTTCCCCGAAGAGCAGATCAAGATCTGGTTCACCGCCCAGAGGCTGAAGCAAGGCATCAGCTGGTCTCCGGAGGAAATAGAGGAGGCCAGAAGGAAGATGTTTAATACGATCATTCAGACGGCACCAGCCACCTCTCAGCACCAGACCCACAGTCACCACGGTCACGCCCAACACACAATCACAGTCTTGCCTGCCTCACTCGGGGCTGCAGGGATCCCTCAATTTCTACAGGGATCTCTGGTGAGCCAGGGAGGGGTCATCGTCACCCAGCCCGTGGTCGCAAATGGCATCCAGGTCAGCAGTGCTCCCGTGGCGCTGGCTGTCACACCTAAGCCCCAGGCAGCTGCTCGGCCCATGATGCAGGCCCGGCCCGCCGCGGCCCTCGTGGCAGACAAAGGAATCAGTATGGTGGTGGGAACAGTGGGCAGCAGCAGTGCAGGGAGCAATATCATTGTCAGcagtaaaagtgggggaggGGGCACGAGCAGTTCTAATAGTAGTAACGCTGGTGTCATCAACCTCAGTCTTGGAAACGGTAATCACAGTAATGCTAAGGTGAGCAATGTCAATGGCAAACACAGCGCTGCTAATGCAGACTCCAGTGGCAAGAGCAGCGCTGCCGGCCCCGTCAGTGCTAAGAACACGGATGTCAGTGCAGCGAACAACACCAGCTCCACGCGCCTCGAAAGCAAAGCCGTGGACAGCAACAGTATAAGTGACAATAATGAACGGCAGAGCAAAGACagttacagcagcagcagcagaaataacAACGCGAGCACGGACGATGACGAACCCTCCGCCAGCGACTCCCCACTCATCAAAATGGAGGACGCTTCATCCCCCGCCTCCAAAtccccctccccctctcccatAGCTGCTCCTGGCAGCACACTGGGCTCCCGGACACCTGTCAACGCATTCCTGGACCCCAGCTTTTACAAGGCCAAGAAGTCCCAGGAGCAGCTCGGTGCACTGAAGGATAGTTTTCAGACCAACCAGTTTCCCGACCAGGAGGAGGTGGAGCGCCTCGTCAGTCTGACCAGCCTCACCGTGCGAGAAGTACGCAAGTGGTTCAGCGACCGGCGCTACCACTTTCGCAACCTCAAAGGTGGGCGCTCAGCCACGGGAGGGCAGAGTAAGTCCAGTACGGCGTCCGGAGCAGGGAGCGGTTCCAGTACACCTGGGAGCACCGCTTCCGCCGACATCTCAACCCTGGGAGATCTGTCAGAAAGTAGTAGCAACTCTGGTTCAAAAACACCCCAGCACAGCTCACCAACGGCTCCCTTGAACCCGGCTGGGACACAGACTCCCACTTCTCCCACCACACCTTCCCGCCGACACCCGAGAGCGCCGTCACCCGACTTTACAGCCATCCGTTACAAAGAGAGAGACGCCAACCAG GTTAAAGCCCTGGAGACCAGCTTCACCCAGAATGATGACCCATCAGGAGAGGAAGTGGACAGGCTGCGATCTGAGACCAAGATGACCAGGAGAGAGATCCATGGCTGGTTCgctgagaggaggaagagggtggCAGCGGAGAAAAAGAGGGAGGAGGCGGAGCGGGCACTGAAAGACGATGAGGATGAGATGGAGGTTGATGGagaagagagacagagagatgaCGGTTCTGGAGAGCTGAAAGTCAATCCTATTAAAATCAATTTGAAAATGCTGAAAGTGACAGAGGCCAGTGGCAAATCGGAAAGTGAAGGATCGGATAGTCCAACAGTACCGCCTCACTCCAGCAGCACGCCTGTTTTGTCCACAGGCTCCACCTCATGCACGGTCTCCAAACCAAGCCCGTCCTCCACCCCAACACAGAAAACGCCCCACTCCCTGAAACCCACAACTGTCCGTGGGAAGAAGACGGTGGAGCAGCTGCACCTGCTCAAACAGGTCTACGCTCGGACACAGTGGCCCAGCGCCACCCAGTACGACGAACTGCTCACGGGCACCGGGCTGCCCCGGTCCGAGGTGGTGCGCTGGTTCGGGGACTGTCGTTACGTGCAGAAGAACGGCCAGCTGAAGTGGCTGGAGGAGTACCAGAACCTGGGCCTGGAGGAGGACCTGCAGAGGGAGAAAGAGAAGATCCTCCAGGCTCACCTCGACACCCACGGCAGGCTGGAGGAGTCACAG TTGCAAGAACTGGCTGAGGGCAGTGGTTTGACAGCAGACCTGGTACGACACTGGTTCTCTTCAAAGGTGAAAGCAACTGCAGCTCATACGATATCAGCAGACCCGGTTGTATCAGGTGTGGCAGCAGAACCGCCGTCAACAGGATCCTGCCCACCGGAGCTGCTGCCAGCAGGCGGAGTGGAGAGGAAAACCGTGGAGTTGGATTGCAGTGTTGCAGCACAAGCAAAAGAGACCACGACTGACAAGATGTTGAACACTGTTAAAG AAACCGATTGA